A single region of the Bacteroides luhongzhouii genome encodes:
- a CDS encoding BT_3928 family protein — MKKISFFLILSKIVLGLTFLFSGFVKSVDVYGTTFKIVDYFHAFHLDIFQPLSKLLAFGIVGLEFLLGILIIIGIYAKVVSKLVISIVFFMMLLTLYIALFNNVEDCGCFGDVLILSNWVTFFKNVVLLIFAFMFVIYHRLVTPLFSIKIRKYVLRYSFIYISGILLYNYIYEPLFDFRPYHVGAKLMPFDSINKKNKDQVSLIYRKDGEEKVFTPETAPWQNGEWTYVETRINSLNIENTKSIADFSIQNIRFNKENKPTIIDITDKVLLDSEYSFFLLIPDLSILSDIQYDTINKIALYAGNNKYKVYCLTASTKNEILQFKEHLNPEIMICLADNRLINTIVRASPGLMIMKKGLIVAKWSRWSFPFDLHLGCNINELITSSPSSKRIGPIILAVLLLLLPMIVFKIKDKRINNQFTK; from the coding sequence ATGAAGAAAATTAGTTTTTTTTTGATACTCTCAAAAATCGTGCTAGGTCTTACATTTCTTTTTTCAGGATTTGTAAAGTCTGTAGATGTTTATGGAACAACATTTAAAATTGTCGATTATTTCCATGCATTTCATTTAGATATTTTCCAACCATTATCAAAACTACTGGCTTTTGGTATTGTCGGTTTAGAGTTTTTGCTAGGTATCTTAATTATAATAGGTATTTATGCTAAAGTTGTATCAAAATTAGTAATATCAATAGTCTTTTTTATGATGTTACTCACTTTGTATATAGCTTTATTCAACAATGTTGAAGATTGTGGATGTTTTGGAGATGTATTAATTCTCTCAAATTGGGTTACATTTTTTAAAAATGTAGTATTGCTGATATTTGCATTCATGTTTGTGATTTACCACCGTTTGGTGACTCCATTATTTTCAATAAAAATAAGAAAGTACGTTTTAAGGTATAGTTTTATATATATTAGCGGAATTCTTTTATATAACTATATATATGAGCCATTATTTGATTTTCGCCCTTATCATGTTGGCGCAAAGCTTATGCCTTTTGACTCAATTAATAAGAAAAACAAAGATCAAGTATCTTTGATTTATAGAAAGGATGGTGAGGAAAAAGTTTTCACTCCTGAAACAGCTCCTTGGCAAAATGGTGAGTGGACATATGTTGAAACCCGTATCAATTCTTTAAACATAGAAAATACGAAATCAATTGCAGACTTTTCAATTCAAAATATTAGATTTAACAAAGAAAATAAACCAACAATAATTGATATAACTGATAAGGTTTTATTGGATTCTGAATACTCTTTCTTTTTGCTGATACCAGATTTATCAATATTGTCAGACATTCAGTATGATACAATAAATAAAATTGCATTGTATGCAGGGAACAATAAATACAAAGTTTACTGTCTGACAGCTTCTACTAAAAATGAGATATTACAATTTAAAGAGCATCTAAATCCAGAAATAATGATATGCTTAGCTGACAATAGATTAATTAATACTATTGTGCGTGCATCCCCAGGATTAATGATTATGAAAAAAGGGCTTATAGTAGCTAAATGGTCTAGATGGTCCTTCCCTTTTGATTTGCATCTGGGATGTAATATAAACGAACTAATAACTTCATCCCCATCATCAAAGAGAATTGGCCCTATTATATTAGCTGTATTGTTACTGCTTCTACCTATGATAGTTTTTAAAATTAAAGATAAAAGAATAAATAATCAATTTACGAAATGA
- a CDS encoding DUF4964 domain-containing protein gives MLTLHPHVTLWSAADKLNEKNISFASGKELPFIGFLRVDGVLYCFMGSEKLSMQAIAHSVNYISYQAKALDGKKHDGAIYFEVDSSSALQLYE, from the coding sequence TTGCTCACATTACATCCACATGTGACATTATGGTCCGCCGCCGACAAACTCAACGAAAAGAATATATCTTTCGCTAGTGGTAAAGAACTCCCCTTTATTGGTTTCTTGCGAGTAGATGGGGTTTTATATTGTTTCATGGGTAGTGAGAAACTTTCTATGCAGGCTATTGCTCATTCGGTTAATTATATCTCTTATCAGGCCAAAGCTCTTGACGGCAAAAAACATGATGGGGCTATTTATTTTGAGGTGGATTCTTCTTCCGCTTTACAATTATATGAATGA
- a CDS encoding DUF2059 domain-containing protein, which yields MKNIFLPKVMMCIIALFTLTLPASAQNTNATDEYKETLKKIMDFSGTSTTTDDFFQRLSSIMKLNAPKKDEAYWNEFSKNWKEKVENKVFEMYMPVYEKHLTLEELKAVAAFYESPVGKKYKEASLIVIRETTPLLVQQLHTEMSKEVMPEKSERAKRGEQRLKEYEQKQKRDKELYAQAYMLPSDSIVIVPEEVYEKAYENGRSTTPSLYSIERRKNDTKVTFIQPIYWDWQWLYYSPGFKIVDKKSGDEYNVRGYDGGAPMGRLLAVKGFNHKYIYISLLFPKLKKSVKEIDILELLNEKDKEQLPSNDDGKSKSYFNIKVKDYQVASGKKGKKIYY from the coding sequence ATGAAAAACATTTTCCTTCCCAAAGTAATGATGTGCATAATTGCACTGTTTACTTTAACTTTACCAGCTTCTGCACAAAATACAAATGCGACAGATGAGTACAAAGAAACGTTGAAGAAAATCATGGATTTTTCTGGTACTTCGACTACTACGGATGACTTTTTCCAGAGATTATCATCTATAATGAAATTAAATGCGCCGAAAAAGGATGAAGCTTATTGGAATGAGTTCTCTAAAAACTGGAAAGAGAAAGTAGAAAATAAGGTGTTTGAAATGTATATGCCTGTTTATGAGAAGCATTTAACATTGGAAGAATTAAAAGCTGTTGCTGCATTTTATGAATCTCCCGTAGGTAAAAAATATAAAGAGGCTTCATTGATTGTTATACGTGAGACAACGCCGTTGTTAGTGCAGCAACTCCATACAGAGATGTCCAAAGAGGTAATGCCGGAGAAAAGTGAACGAGCAAAAAGAGGTGAACAGCGGTTGAAAGAATATGAGCAAAAGCAGAAGCGTGATAAAGAATTATATGCACAAGCCTATATGCTTCCAAGTGATAGTATAGTTATAGTTCCTGAAGAAGTGTATGAGAAAGCGTATGAGAATGGGAGGTCTACAACTCCTTCTTTGTATTCGATTGAAAGGAGAAAAAATGATACTAAAGTGACATTCATACAGCCTATTTATTGGGACTGGCAATGGTTGTATTATAGTCCGGGGTTTAAGATTGTTGATAAGAAAAGTGGCGATGAATATAATGTGAGAGGATATGATGGTGGAGCTCCGATGGGGAGGCTGTTGGCTGTCAAAGGATTTAATCATAAATATATTTATATCAGTCTTCTATTCCCGAAACTGAAGAAAAGTGTGAAAGAAATAGATATCCTTGAGTTGTTGAACGAAAAGGATAAAGAACAGTTGCCTTCTAATGATGATGGAAAGTCTAAATCATATTTTAATATAAAGGTGAAGGATTATCAGGTTGCTTCCGGTAAGAAAGGTAAGAAGATCTATTATTAG
- a CDS encoding TlpA disulfide reductase family protein, translating into MRNRIMILCTFCVIAIFSSAQEKFSIRGIANEELNNQLLYLCLMEDGEKAKEVVWDSTTVEKGKFSFSGVHQMPDIAIIKDMDGETYPLILEKGKISVNIAANKRGGTPLNDSLNIALNRMQLIMDNMNQTAKAIYDLVLGVKSEVFIDKIMNDTAFKAKRDRMEKIFFSQIDSVSHCIKDYKNTIVGVYLFTVGGIMMPFDDMKALMEEASPMFSQNNLVKNVVEKKKQAELRIKAEVEKTMSKEQMEEQKKRQDMDAKIKIGERFLDAKVKDNIGNTKLLSDYVGKGKYVLIDFWASWCGPCRHEMPNVRAAYEKYASKGFEVISISTDRKLKPWRAAIEELGMNWVQLLDVDASDIYGIYAIPKTFLVDPTGIVIDRNLRGEKLEEALSKLFE; encoded by the coding sequence ATGAGAAATCGAATTATGATTCTATGCACGTTTTGTGTTATTGCTATATTTTCTTCTGCCCAAGAGAAATTCTCTATCCGTGGTATTGCGAATGAGGAATTGAATAATCAATTGTTGTATTTATGCTTGATGGAAGATGGAGAGAAAGCTAAAGAAGTTGTTTGGGACAGTACAACAGTGGAAAAAGGCAAGTTCTCTTTTTCTGGTGTACATCAGATGCCGGATATTGCAATCATTAAGGATATGGATGGAGAAACCTATCCGTTGATTCTCGAAAAAGGAAAAATATCAGTGAATATTGCCGCGAATAAGAGAGGAGGAACGCCTTTAAATGATTCATTGAATATAGCTTTGAATCGTATGCAGCTTATAATGGATAATATGAATCAGACTGCAAAGGCAATTTATGATCTTGTTCTTGGTGTTAAGTCGGAAGTATTTATAGATAAGATCATGAATGATACCGCATTTAAAGCAAAGCGTGATAGAATGGAGAAGATATTTTTCTCGCAAATAGATTCTGTATCGCATTGTATAAAGGATTATAAGAATACTATAGTGGGGGTATACCTTTTTACTGTCGGGGGTATAATGATGCCTTTTGATGATATGAAGGCTCTGATGGAAGAAGCTTCGCCTATGTTTTCACAAAATAATTTGGTGAAAAATGTTGTGGAAAAGAAGAAGCAAGCAGAGTTACGCATAAAGGCGGAAGTTGAAAAGACGATGTCCAAAGAACAAATGGAAGAACAAAAGAAACGGCAGGATATGGATGCTAAGATAAAGATTGGCGAACGTTTCTTGGATGCTAAAGTGAAAGATAATATAGGTAACACGAAGCTCTTGTCCGATTATGTAGGTAAGGGAAAATATGTATTGATTGACTTTTGGGCTTCATGGTGCGGACCTTGCCGCCATGAAATGCCCAATGTGAGAGCTGCTTATGAAAAATATGCTTCTAAGGGATTTGAGGTGATTAGCATATCTACAGATCGGAAACTGAAACCTTGGAGGGCTGCTATTGAAGAACTTGGAATGAATTGGGTGCAATTGTTGGATGTGGATGCTTCCGATATATATGGAATCTATGCTATACCTAAAACTTTTCTTGTAGATCCTACGGGGATTGTTATAGACAGAAATTTAAGGGGTGAAAAGCTGGAGGAAGCTTTATCGAAGTTGTTTGAATAA
- a CDS encoding M20 family metallo-hydrolase, whose amino-acid sequence MKYDIPYMSTEAVSLLKSLISIPSISREETQAADFLQNYIEMAGMQTGRKGNNVWCFSPMFDLKKPTILLNSHIDTVKPVNGWRKDPFTPREENGKIYGLGSNDAGASVVSLLQVFLQLCRTSQKYNLIYLASCEEEVSGKDGIESVLPGLPPVSFAIVGEPTEMQPAIAEKGLMVLDVTATGKAGHAARNEGDNAIYKVLDDIAWFRDYRFEKESPLLGPVKMSVTVINAGTQHNVIPDKCTFIVDVRSNELYSNEELFAEIKKHISCEAQARSFRLNSSRIDEKHPFVQKAMKLGRIPFGSPTLSDQALMSFPSVKIGPGRSSRSHTAEEYIMLKEIEEAIGLYLELLDGLLI is encoded by the coding sequence ATGAAATATGATATTCCGTATATGTCAACAGAGGCTGTAAGCCTACTTAAATCACTGATTAGCATCCCCTCAATCAGTCGGGAAGAAACCCAGGCTGCGGATTTCCTGCAAAACTATATTGAAATGGCGGGTATGCAGACTGGACGTAAAGGTAATAATGTGTGGTGCTTTAGTCCGATGTTTGATCTGAAGAAGCCGACTATTTTACTTAACTCCCACATAGACACGGTGAAACCTGTTAATGGATGGCGGAAAGATCCGTTCACTCCACGTGAAGAAAACGGCAAGATCTATGGATTAGGAAGCAACGATGCTGGTGCCAGCGTTGTTTCGTTATTACAGGTGTTCCTGCAACTATGTCGTACTTCGCAAAAATACAATCTGATTTACCTTGCTTCTTGCGAAGAAGAGGTTTCAGGCAAGGACGGGATTGAGAGTGTATTGCCGGGACTTCCTCCAGTCTCATTCGCTATCGTAGGAGAACCGACGGAAATGCAACCTGCCATTGCCGAAAAGGGATTAATGGTATTGGATGTGACCGCAACAGGTAAAGCGGGACACGCAGCACGTAACGAAGGAGACAATGCTATTTACAAGGTATTGGATGATATTGCCTGGTTCCGTGACTATCGTTTTGAGAAAGAATCACCCTTGTTAGGTCCCGTGAAAATGAGTGTTACTGTCATCAATGCCGGCACACAACACAATGTGATTCCCGATAAATGTACTTTCATCGTTGATGTCCGGAGTAACGAGCTTTACTCAAACGAAGAATTGTTTGCTGAAATCAAAAAGCATATTTCCTGTGAAGCCCAAGCTCGTTCATTCCGTCTCAATTCTTCACGGATTGACGAGAAACATCCGTTTGTACAGAAAGCGATGAAGTTAGGACGCATTCCTTTTGGTTCTCCAACACTGTCCGATCAGGCCTTAATGTCTTTTCCATCGGTAAAAATAGGTCCGGGACGTTCATCACGCTCACATACTGCAGAGGAATATATCATGTTAAAAGAAATAGAAGAAGCTATCGGACTTTATTTAGAACTATTGGACGGACTTCTGATCTAA
- a CDS encoding SusC/RagA family TonB-linked outer membrane protein, with the protein MGKYKLLNKTGWLKRPLFCLLLTYPLMAMADEAPIEAVKETVELEVAQQKKVEMRTVVGTIVDNSDNTPVIGANVRIKDEKIGVISDVDGHFSIQIPRGKHVTLEISYIGYATQTVYITDQGEVNIKLVSDDKILEEVVIVGAGTQKKVSVTGAITSIKGTVLNAPSSSLTNNIAGKLAGVISKTTSGEPGSASEFYIRGIGTFGGRATPLILLDGVEISKEDLNRIPAESIESFSLLKDASATAIYGARGANGVMMVTTKEGELNQKARISVSAEASMQKSMKFVEYVDGAQWMEIYNEAAMARDKNPRYTVDEIDFTRSGKYPYRYPSVDWQDVMFKNSTWNERANINISGGGSKVTYYMSLQASHDTGMLDIPKTYSFDNNISQWTYVFQNNINYTLTPTTKISLKMNTQIGHQKGPGNSVSSLFDAAWKVNPTAFPATYPAREGDTHIRFGNDILSGWELYTNPYALMLSKLTETNYNTLNTVMDIEQKLDFITKGLKVTALVNFKNWSSSSFDRWMDPYYYRMNKSTWDPNSPDTYEMERLGESGTDYINEQDKGYSSDNTFYFDARLDYNRAFGNHNVSGMLMYMQREFRNGVRPNRLQGFSGRFTYDYKHKYLAEFNFGYNGTERLAKDNRFEFFPAMSLGWVPSSEDFWEPLQKYINHFKIRGSYGIVGSDGLDEGAGHYLYVDNVALSGNTFHTGYHGEYAYSGPVFNTFAVEDACWERVNKLDIGVDLELFNQLNITFDYFYDRRHKILMKRGSWPILTGYANTTPWSNIGKVDNQGVEFSVNWRKELVKDLVMDLRGNFTYNKNKYVYYDDPNYSSVWHKKNNQPLSISWGYLAEGYFQSDEEVAQWADQTGLGSQPRAGDIKYRDVNGDGIISNDDKVMLSPYGTTPRIQYGFGLNLTYKKFDFGVFFNGSAKRNIMIHGSFTDFGQYNSNVMKWIADDHWTKDNQNAQFPRLGLSWSDIGNNAQESSHWMRNGNFIRFKTLEVGYRFPHCRVYFSGDNLAVWSPFDLWDPELSWNSYPLQRTFNIGVQMNF; encoded by the coding sequence ATGGGAAAATACAAATTGCTTAACAAAACGGGCTGGCTGAAACGCCCTCTTTTTTGCTTGTTGTTAACTTATCCTCTTATGGCTATGGCTGATGAAGCACCTATAGAGGCGGTAAAAGAAACGGTGGAACTGGAAGTTGCACAGCAAAAGAAAGTAGAAATGCGTACTGTGGTAGGAACAATTGTCGATAATTCTGATAATACGCCTGTCATAGGGGCAAATGTTCGGATTAAAGATGAAAAAATCGGTGTAATTAGTGATGTAGACGGACATTTCTCTATTCAGATACCAAGGGGAAAGCATGTGACTTTAGAAATTAGTTACATCGGTTATGCAACTCAAACTGTTTATATAACAGATCAGGGTGAGGTAAATATAAAGTTGGTGTCTGACGATAAGATATTGGAAGAGGTGGTTATTGTAGGAGCCGGAACACAAAAGAAAGTTTCTGTAACGGGGGCTATCACTTCTATAAAAGGAACAGTCCTTAATGCTCCGTCCTCTTCTCTTACTAATAATATAGCAGGTAAACTGGCCGGTGTAATATCCAAGACGACTAGTGGTGAACCAGGATCTGCTTCAGAATTTTATATTCGTGGTATCGGAACATTCGGCGGACGTGCTACACCTCTCATTTTATTAGACGGTGTGGAGATTTCTAAAGAAGACCTTAACCGTATACCTGCAGAAAGTATTGAGAGTTTTTCTTTGTTAAAGGACGCTTCTGCAACGGCTATCTATGGTGCTCGTGGAGCAAACGGAGTGATGATGGTTACGACGAAAGAGGGAGAACTGAATCAGAAAGCCAGAATAAGCGTATCGGCAGAAGCCTCCATGCAGAAAAGTATGAAATTTGTGGAATATGTTGACGGAGCGCAATGGATGGAGATTTATAATGAAGCTGCGATGGCAAGAGACAAAAATCCGAGGTATACTGTTGACGAAATAGATTTTACAAGAAGTGGAAAGTATCCATATCGTTATCCTAGTGTAGACTGGCAGGATGTAATGTTCAAGAATTCCACATGGAATGAACGTGCTAACATTAACATATCCGGAGGTGGATCGAAAGTTACGTATTACATGAGTTTACAGGCTTCTCATGACACTGGTATGTTGGATATCCCGAAAACATATTCGTTTGACAACAATATTAGTCAATGGACATATGTATTTCAGAACAATATAAATTATACTTTGACTCCTACTACAAAGATAAGTTTGAAAATGAATACTCAGATAGGTCATCAGAAAGGACCGGGAAATTCTGTATCTTCATTGTTCGATGCTGCATGGAAGGTTAATCCTACAGCTTTTCCGGCAACATATCCGGCTCGTGAAGGTGATACACATATTCGTTTCGGTAATGATATCTTATCAGGATGGGAACTTTATACCAATCCTTATGCCTTGATGCTTAGTAAACTGACGGAAACAAACTACAATACATTAAATACCGTAATGGACATTGAGCAGAAATTGGATTTTATAACCAAAGGACTTAAGGTTACAGCTCTTGTAAACTTTAAGAATTGGTCTTCGTCCAGTTTCGATAGATGGATGGATCCTTATTACTATAGAATGAATAAGAGTACATGGGATCCGAACAGTCCTGATACGTATGAAATGGAAAGACTGGGAGAGAGTGGTACCGATTATATTAATGAACAGGATAAAGGGTATTCATCTGATAATACTTTCTATTTTGACGCTAGATTGGATTACAATCGTGCCTTTGGTAACCATAATGTTTCCGGTATGTTGATGTACATGCAAAGGGAATTCAGAAATGGAGTACGCCCCAATCGTCTTCAAGGCTTTTCCGGACGATTTACTTACGATTATAAGCATAAATACCTTGCTGAATTCAACTTTGGATACAATGGTACGGAACGACTTGCGAAAGATAACCGTTTTGAATTCTTCCCTGCAATGTCATTAGGATGGGTGCCGAGTAGTGAAGACTTTTGGGAACCTTTGCAGAAATATATAAATCATTTTAAGATAAGAGGTTCATACGGTATTGTAGGTAGTGACGGGCTTGATGAAGGTGCAGGACATTATCTTTATGTGGATAATGTAGCTCTTTCAGGAAATACGTTCCATACAGGTTATCATGGAGAATATGCTTATAGTGGTCCGGTTTTCAATACATTTGCAGTAGAAGATGCTTGTTGGGAAAGAGTGAACAAACTGGATATTGGTGTTGACCTGGAGTTATTCAACCAACTGAATATAACATTCGACTATTTCTATGATCGCAGACACAAAATATTGATGAAACGCGGTTCATGGCCTATACTTACCGGTTATGCTAATACAACTCCGTGGAGTAATATTGGTAAGGTAGATAATCAGGGGGTAGAATTTAGCGTAAATTGGCGTAAGGAACTTGTTAAAGATTTAGTAATGGACCTTAGAGGAAACTTTACTTATAATAAGAACAAATATGTTTATTACGATGACCCCAACTATTCGTCAGTATGGCATAAGAAAAACAACCAGCCGTTGAGCATTTCGTGGGGATATCTGGCTGAAGGATATTTCCAGAGCGATGAAGAAGTTGCACAATGGGCTGACCAAACAGGACTTGGAAGCCAGCCACGGGCAGGTGATATTAAGTATCGCGATGTAAATGGTGACGGTATCATCAGCAACGATGATAAGGTGATGCTTTCTCCTTATGGAACAACACCTAGGATACAATATGGTTTCGGGTTGAATCTGACTTATAAGAAGTTTGATTTTGGTGTGTTCTTCAACGGATCGGCAAAACGTAATATTATGATTCATGGATCGTTTACAGATTTCGGACAATATAACTCGAACGTTATGAAATGGATTGCCGATGATCATTGGACAAAAGATAATCAGAATGCTCAATTCCCTAGGCTTGGCTTGTCTTGGTCCGATATAGGAAACAACGCTCAAGAAAGTAGTCATTGGATGCGTAATGGTAACTTTATCCGTTTCAAAACACTCGAAGTAGGGTATCGCTTCCCACATTGTCGCGTTTACTTCAGCGGTGATAACTTAGCTGTTTGGAGTCCGTTCGATTTGTGGGATCCGGAATTGAGCTGGAACTCTTATCCGTTGCAACGCACATTTAACATTGGTGTACAAATGAATTTTTAA
- a CDS encoding RagB/SusD family nutrient uptake outer membrane protein — MRKHKARNIACSMILGLSVCVTSCDYLDVVPPEQATINDTMKDREDVVNFINSCYVAVENTSPFFYSIFEWSADETVSPPLWNDNNQNTAWNLRSASNAGGYWSDLYNSIGQCNMFQKLLAGSSPLGATEQDIKRWYAESEFLKAYYHFRLLEMYGPIPIIDERPSQGTLPEEFPGRSHFDYVVDYIVNQKLKDETINALPDVGNADDWGRATKTTALALKGRTLLYAASDLWNGRFPYPDWKNDKYETPGYGKELVSTTKDRKKWETALAANLAALKYAESEDGGKRKLIDLDNMPKTLMDVGLPYIPGVDTSTPEGKEFAQRVLMLRSITASNEDDGNRETIWGLFLQGNGSHDRINFEAQSPKHIVCYNQANNSWMEGWCGLAPTLYSAEHFYTKNGKLPEKDSEFAPKTEWLESANLDRPEIIKLNAYREPRFYATISFDGDDYSTEICDGEPLRINLRDKEKQGYNPNHANRDFTVTGFFMKKHIAPNIKISSVTGAISNKNYPKPLFRLGELYLNVAECYAELGEIGNAIKYLNPIRKRAGVPELTEADVTSEMTIVDWVRSERFIELWGEGHRYYDVRRWMIAPEQLKAGAREGLNVENAGMDPKFGELNRRVTINQPFQWDNRMYMWPIDWSEIANDPQLVQCPGY; from the coding sequence ATGAGAAAACATAAAGCAAGGAATATAGCATGTAGCATGATTTTAGGTCTTAGTGTATGTGTGACATCATGTGATTATCTTGATGTGGTTCCACCGGAACAGGCTACAATAAACGATACGATGAAAGACCGGGAAGATGTTGTAAATTTTATCAACTCATGTTATGTGGCGGTAGAAAATACGTCTCCTTTTTTCTATTCTATTTTTGAATGGTCGGCTGATGAAACTGTATCTCCTCCCCTTTGGAATGATAATAACCAGAATACAGCGTGGAATTTACGTTCGGCTTCTAATGCTGGTGGGTATTGGAGCGATCTGTATAATTCAATAGGACAATGTAATATGTTCCAAAAATTGCTTGCAGGTAGTTCTCCGTTAGGAGCTACGGAGCAAGATATAAAACGTTGGTATGCGGAATCCGAATTTTTGAAGGCCTATTATCATTTTCGTCTGTTAGAAATGTATGGTCCTATTCCTATTATAGATGAAAGACCGTCACAAGGTACATTGCCGGAAGAATTTCCGGGACGTTCGCATTTCGATTATGTGGTAGACTATATAGTAAATCAGAAATTAAAGGATGAGACTATCAATGCGCTGCCGGATGTAGGCAATGCAGATGATTGGGGGCGTGCTACCAAAACGACTGCTTTGGCTTTGAAAGGACGTACGTTGTTGTATGCTGCTTCTGATTTATGGAATGGTCGTTTCCCTTATCCTGACTGGAAAAATGACAAATATGAGACTCCAGGGTATGGAAAGGAACTGGTGAGTACTACCAAAGACAGGAAAAAATGGGAAACAGCGCTTGCGGCTAACCTTGCTGCTTTAAAATATGCAGAAAGTGAAGATGGAGGAAAACGCAAGTTAATAGATTTGGATAATATGCCCAAAACATTGATGGATGTAGGTTTGCCATATATCCCGGGAGTAGATACATCGACGCCGGAAGGAAAAGAGTTTGCACAAAGAGTACTTATGTTACGCTCTATCACTGCTTCCAATGAGGATGACGGAAACAGAGAGACTATTTGGGGATTATTCTTGCAAGGCAATGGCTCTCATGACAGAATAAATTTCGAAGCACAGTCACCGAAACATATCGTTTGTTATAATCAAGCAAATAATAGTTGGATGGAAGGATGGTGCGGACTGGCTCCTACTCTTTATAGCGCGGAACATTTTTATACAAAGAATGGGAAATTGCCTGAAAAAGATAGCGAGTTCGCTCCCAAGACTGAATGGCTGGAAAGTGCTAATTTAGATCGACCGGAAATTATAAAGCTGAATGCTTATAGAGAACCTCGTTTTTATGCCACAATATCTTTTGACGGCGACGATTACTCTACGGAAATTTGTGACGGAGAACCTTTGAGGATAAACTTAAGAGATAAGGAAAAACAAGGATATAATCCTAATCACGCGAACCGTGACTTCACTGTTACAGGTTTCTTTATGAAAAAGCATATAGCACCAAACATAAAAATATCAAGTGTAACAGGAGCAATAAGCAACAAAAATTATCCTAAACCTTTATTCCGTTTGGGCGAACTTTATTTGAACGTGGCTGAATGTTATGCTGAACTTGGAGAGATAGGTAATGCGATTAAGTATTTAAATCCTATACGTAAACGTGCGGGAGTGCCTGAATTGACAGAGGCGGACGTTACGAGCGAAATGACAATTGTTGATTGGGTACGTTCGGAACGATTCATTGAGCTTTGGGGAGAAGGGCATCGTTATTACGATGTACGTCGCTGGATGATTGCTCCCGAACAGTTGAAGGCTGGGGCAAGAGAAGGGCTTAATGTCGAAAATGCAGGTATGGACCCTAAATTTGGGGAATTGAATAGAAGAGTAACGATTAATCAACCTTTCCAATGGGATAACCGTATGTATATGTGGCCTATTGATTGGAGTGAAATTGCAAACGATCCTCAGTTAGTTCAGTGCCCGGGATATTAA